A single genomic interval of Mycolicibacterium sp. MU0053 harbors:
- a CDS encoding APC family permease has translation MAEKVAVEEEPQLKRVLGPGLLLLFVVGDILGTGVYALTGDVAGEVGGAAWLPFLIAFLIATVTAFSYLELVTKYPQAAGAALYAHKAFGVQFVTFIVAFIVMSSGITSAATASRFFAANFFVAFDFDWGKFGVVIVALLFMGLLAVVNFRGVGESVKLNVVLTIVEISGLLLVIFVGLWAFTGGGADVDFSRVVAFETHEDKNVFLAITTATSLAFFAMVGFEDSVNMAEETKDPVRTFPKVLLTGLGIAGVVYVIVAVVAVALVPVGTLEASDTPLVEVVKLGAPDLPIETLLPFISMFAVANTALINMLMASRLIYGMARQRVLPRALGVVHPTRRSPWAAIIFTTIIAFGLIFYVTAFANSNAIAMLGGTTSLLLLAVFAMVNIAVLVLRRDVQAVGGHFTTPTALPIIGFITSLYLVTPLSGRPAQQYLLAGILVAIGVGLFFLTMAINRQLGIREAGIIDPTRLGEPPE, from the coding sequence ATGGCCGAGAAGGTAGCAGTCGAAGAGGAACCCCAGCTCAAACGGGTACTGGGGCCTGGGCTGCTGCTGCTCTTCGTGGTCGGCGACATCCTGGGAACCGGAGTTTACGCCCTCACCGGTGATGTCGCCGGGGAGGTGGGCGGTGCGGCGTGGCTACCGTTCCTCATCGCGTTCCTGATCGCGACCGTCACGGCGTTCAGTTATCTCGAGCTGGTCACCAAGTACCCGCAGGCAGCGGGTGCAGCACTCTACGCGCACAAGGCATTTGGCGTCCAATTCGTGACCTTCATCGTGGCGTTCATCGTGATGAGTTCGGGGATCACCTCGGCGGCCACGGCATCGCGGTTCTTCGCGGCCAACTTCTTCGTGGCCTTCGACTTCGACTGGGGCAAGTTCGGTGTCGTGATCGTCGCGCTGCTGTTCATGGGACTGCTGGCGGTGGTGAACTTCCGCGGCGTGGGGGAGAGCGTCAAACTCAACGTGGTGCTGACGATCGTCGAGATCAGCGGCCTGCTGCTGGTGATCTTCGTCGGACTGTGGGCGTTCACCGGCGGCGGTGCGGATGTCGACTTCTCCCGCGTGGTCGCCTTCGAGACCCACGAGGACAAGAACGTCTTCCTCGCGATCACCACGGCGACGTCGCTGGCCTTCTTCGCGATGGTGGGATTCGAGGATTCGGTCAACATGGCCGAGGAGACCAAGGATCCGGTGCGGACCTTCCCGAAGGTGTTGCTCACCGGTCTGGGGATCGCCGGGGTGGTGTACGTGATCGTCGCGGTCGTCGCGGTCGCACTGGTTCCCGTCGGCACCCTGGAAGCCAGCGATACCCCGCTGGTGGAGGTGGTCAAGCTGGGCGCTCCGGACCTGCCCATCGAAACCCTCCTGCCGTTCATCTCGATGTTCGCCGTCGCGAACACCGCGCTGATCAACATGCTGATGGCCAGCCGGTTGATCTACGGCATGGCCCGCCAGCGGGTGCTGCCGCGGGCGCTCGGCGTCGTGCATCCGACTCGTCGTTCACCCTGGGCGGCAATCATTTTCACCACCATCATCGCGTTCGGCCTGATCTTCTACGTCACCGCGTTCGCCAACAGCAACGCGATCGCGATGTTGGGCGGCACCACGTCGCTGCTGCTGTTGGCGGTGTTCGCGATGGTCAACATCGCGGTATTGGTGCTGCGCCGGGACGTGCAGGCCGTCGGCGGGCACTTCACCACCCCGACCGCGCTGCCCATCATCGGCTTCATCACGTCGCTGTATCTGGTCACGCCGCTGTCGGGTCGGCCCGCGCAGCAGTATCTGCTCGCCGGCATCCTCGTCGCGATCGGGGTGGGGTTGTTCTTCCTCACCATGGCGATCAATCGGCAGTTGGGCATCCGCGAAGCCGGCATCATCGATCCGACGCGGCTGGGCGAGCCGCCGGAGTAG
- a CDS encoding sigma-70 family RNA polymerase sigma factor, giving the protein MKVIVPDIESDDELKARYTADVWPLVPVLHRGARRLTHNDADADDLLQETLVRAFTGFRKFQPGTNLQAWLFRIQYNQWASAYRWKQCRPAEVLSGGITDRELAGHGAHLSSGGRSTESEVLESFPDDDVRSAMEQLSEGFRTVLYYADVEGYTYAETAVLMGIPIGTVMSRISRARVQLRRALADSACARGRFATTSRQAA; this is encoded by the coding sequence ATGAAGGTCATCGTCCCCGACATCGAATCCGACGACGAGCTGAAGGCCCGCTACACCGCTGACGTCTGGCCGTTGGTACCTGTCCTGCACCGGGGTGCGCGTCGCCTCACCCACAACGACGCCGACGCCGACGATCTGCTGCAGGAGACGCTGGTCCGCGCCTTCACCGGATTCCGCAAGTTCCAGCCGGGCACCAATCTGCAGGCGTGGCTGTTCCGGATCCAGTACAACCAGTGGGCCAGCGCCTACCGGTGGAAGCAATGCCGGCCCGCGGAAGTGCTGTCGGGTGGGATCACCGACCGCGAGCTGGCCGGCCACGGTGCGCACCTGTCGAGCGGGGGGCGCTCCACCGAGTCCGAGGTGCTCGAATCCTTTCCCGACGATGACGTCCGCTCGGCGATGGAGCAGCTTTCCGAGGGCTTCCGGACGGTGCTGTACTACGCCGATGTGGAGGGCTACACCTACGCCGAGACCGCCGTATTGATGGGTATCCCGATCGGTACCGTGATGTCTCGGATCTCGCGGGCACGGGTCCAGCTGCGCCGGGCGCTCGCCGACAGTGCCTGCGCGCGCGGTCGTTTCGCAACCACCTCGCGGCAGGCGGCCTGA
- a CDS encoding helix-turn-helix transcriptional regulator encodes MASQGRGRPLHGRVAETAALREVISTVRTGRSQVLVLRGEAGVGKTALLEFLVEEAEGWRCVHVSGVESDMELAYAGLHQLCSPLLGHLDDLPAPQRDALAVAFGRGVGPPPQRFLVGLAVLGLLAAAVHEQPLLCVVDDAQWLDQVSVQTLGFVARRLVAEPIALVLAARTEGPDALTGLPELPVHGLSDADARKLLDHAMIGGLDPRVRDRVVAETRGNPLALLEVPRSYSTAELAGGFWIVGAQTSQSRIEESYLRRIQLLPDQTRRLLLLAAAEPVGDSALFLRAAALLGIAVDALAPAESAGVIEFGPRMRFHHPLMRAAAYRAADLTDRRAIHAALASATDVESDPDRRAWHAANAVASTDDSVAAELEASASRAQNRGGIAAAAAFLERAAVLTADPELRGDRALAAAQAKQDSAATATAYELLTIAEMAPLSELQRARAARLRAQMEFASSRAGEIGAPTVGETAAALLDAAKQLEGLDDFASRESYLEAFAALIYAGRLGRPGALLLAAEAAASAMEQTSELPRAVDLFFRGMTARICGGIRAGAEHLRTALDAMRVLASEDPGQLLRWLVPAFPILQESAAHELWDEDLVDALSAAVVRQARDVGALAGLPQALVYRAGLHVMFGELNTAATLIAEANSITAATTHHGPVRYHSLLIAAWRGDAVAAMREIDAAAADGAARGEGRVIGLTGYATAVLYNGLGRYEEAFTAARHACAYEDLGFHGWCLYELVEAAAHLGQTDAAQRAVGHIEERVGATGSPWGLGAVASARAMLADNDEADRLFTEALDHLGRSRVVVHQARARLSYGEWLRRANRRGDARRQLNEAHELFVRMGAQAYAERARKELIAVGAKVRKQQLSSGDELTAQEAQIARLAADGLTNQEIGDQLFISVHTVEWHLRKVFVKLGITSRRQLRTVAWSH; translated from the coding sequence ATGGCGAGCCAAGGGCGAGGACGGCCGCTGCACGGTCGCGTCGCCGAGACCGCGGCGCTGCGCGAGGTGATCTCGACGGTGCGGACGGGTCGGTCGCAGGTGCTCGTGCTGCGCGGCGAGGCCGGCGTCGGTAAGACCGCCCTGCTCGAATTCCTGGTCGAGGAGGCCGAGGGCTGGCGCTGTGTGCACGTCTCCGGCGTGGAATCCGATATGGAACTGGCCTATGCCGGCCTACACCAGTTGTGTAGCCCGCTGTTGGGTCACCTCGACGACCTGCCCGCCCCGCAGCGCGACGCGCTCGCCGTCGCGTTCGGGCGCGGCGTCGGTCCGCCGCCCCAGCGCTTTCTCGTCGGGTTGGCAGTGCTGGGCCTGCTCGCCGCCGCGGTGCACGAACAACCCCTGCTGTGCGTGGTCGACGACGCCCAATGGCTGGACCAGGTGTCGGTGCAGACGCTCGGCTTCGTCGCCCGCCGGCTGGTGGCCGAACCGATCGCGTTGGTGCTCGCCGCGCGCACCGAGGGCCCCGATGCGCTGACGGGACTGCCCGAACTCCCGGTCCACGGCCTGTCCGACGCCGATGCGCGGAAACTGTTGGACCACGCAATGATCGGTGGCTTGGATCCGAGAGTCCGCGACCGGGTGGTGGCCGAAACCCGCGGCAATCCATTGGCGCTGCTCGAAGTGCCGCGTTCGTACTCCACGGCCGAACTCGCCGGTGGGTTCTGGATCGTCGGCGCGCAGACATCGCAGAGCCGGATCGAGGAAAGCTACCTCCGGCGTATCCAGCTGCTGCCGGACCAAACCCGCCGGCTGCTGCTGCTCGCCGCCGCCGAACCCGTCGGCGACTCGGCGCTGTTCCTGCGTGCCGCCGCGCTGCTGGGCATCGCCGTGGATGCGCTGGCGCCCGCCGAAAGCGCCGGCGTCATCGAGTTCGGTCCCCGCATGCGTTTCCATCACCCCTTGATGCGCGCGGCCGCCTACCGCGCCGCCGACCTGACCGATCGTCGCGCGATCCATGCGGCACTGGCTTCGGCCACCGACGTCGAATCCGACCCTGATCGGCGGGCCTGGCACGCCGCCAACGCGGTGGCCTCCACCGACGATTCGGTTGCCGCGGAACTCGAGGCCTCGGCGAGCCGGGCGCAGAACCGGGGCGGGATCGCGGCCGCGGCGGCCTTCCTGGAGCGCGCTGCGGTGCTCACCGCCGACCCCGAACTCCGCGGGGACCGGGCTCTGGCCGCCGCGCAGGCCAAACAGGACTCCGCCGCGACCGCGACCGCCTACGAACTCCTGACCATCGCCGAGATGGCTCCGCTGTCAGAACTTCAACGGGCCCGGGCCGCCCGCCTGCGCGCCCAGATGGAGTTCGCGAGCAGCCGAGCCGGGGAGATCGGCGCCCCGACGGTCGGGGAGACCGCAGCCGCCTTGTTGGACGCCGCAAAACAGTTGGAGGGTCTCGACGACTTCGCGTCGCGCGAGAGCTACCTCGAGGCGTTCGCGGCCCTGATCTACGCCGGTCGGCTGGGGCGGCCGGGTGCGCTCCTCCTTGCCGCCGAGGCGGCGGCTTCGGCGATGGAACAGACCTCGGAGTTGCCGCGTGCGGTGGACCTGTTCTTCCGCGGGATGACGGCGCGCATCTGCGGCGGAATCCGGGCCGGCGCCGAGCACCTGCGCACCGCGCTGGACGCGATGCGCGTGCTGGCGTCCGAGGATCCCGGCCAGCTGCTGCGATGGCTTGTCCCGGCCTTCCCGATCCTGCAGGAATCGGCCGCCCACGAACTGTGGGACGAAGACCTCGTCGACGCATTGTCGGCCGCTGTCGTCCGGCAGGCACGCGATGTCGGCGCCTTGGCGGGCCTCCCGCAGGCGCTGGTGTATCGAGCGGGCCTTCATGTGATGTTCGGCGAGTTGAACACGGCGGCAACGTTGATCGCCGAGGCGAACTCCATCACGGCCGCGACCACCCACCACGGTCCGGTCCGGTACCACTCCCTGTTGATCGCCGCCTGGCGAGGAGATGCCGTGGCGGCGATGCGGGAGATCGACGCGGCCGCCGCCGACGGCGCGGCCCGCGGTGAGGGCCGCGTGATCGGGCTGACCGGGTACGCCACCGCGGTGTTGTACAACGGTCTCGGCCGCTACGAGGAAGCGTTCACCGCTGCCCGCCACGCCTGCGCGTACGAGGATCTGGGCTTCCACGGGTGGTGTCTGTACGAACTGGTGGAGGCCGCCGCACACCTCGGCCAAACGGATGCGGCGCAGCGCGCCGTCGGCCACATCGAAGAGCGCGTCGGTGCCACTGGCAGCCCCTGGGGACTCGGCGCGGTGGCCAGTGCGCGGGCCATGTTGGCCGACAACGACGAGGCCGACCGGTTGTTCACCGAGGCGCTCGACCACCTGGGCCGGTCTCGCGTGGTGGTGCACCAGGCCCGCGCGCGCCTCAGCTACGGCGAGTGGCTCCGGCGCGCGAATCGGCGCGGCGATGCCCGCCGTCAGCTGAATGAGGCCCACGAGTTGTTCGTCCGGATGGGCGCGCAGGCCTACGCCGAGCGGGCGCGCAAGGAACTCATCGCCGTCGGCGCGAAGGTCCGAAAACAACAGTTGAGCTCCGGTGACGAGCTGACCGCGCAGGAGGCGCAGATCGCGCGGTTGGCGGCCGACGGCCTGACCAACCAGGAGATCGGCGACCAGCTGTTCATCAGTGTGCACACCGTCGAATGGCATTTGCGCAAGGTGTTCGTGAAGCTGGGGATCACCTCGCGCCGGCAGTTGCGCACCGTGGCGTGGTCCCACTAG
- a CDS encoding SDR family oxidoreductase, which yields MRIVVIGGTGRIGSKVVQRLTEHGHDAVAAAPSTGVNAFTGEGLADVLAGAQVVVDVTNSPSFEEAAAQDFFNVATTNLLTAEAAAGVSHHVALSVVGTELLARESGYFKAKLAQETLIGSGPIPYTIVRATQFFEFLATIADSASVDGVVRLPAALIQPMASADVAEAVVIAAANVPVNGITEVGGPQRFRLPDLIRTALTARGDSRTVLADPDARYWGVAIAEHTLVPGDEAALFDLRFEDWILETAARS from the coding sequence ATGAGGATCGTCGTCATCGGCGGCACAGGACGGATCGGATCGAAGGTCGTGCAGCGACTGACCGAGCACGGCCACGACGCCGTGGCCGCCGCACCGTCGACCGGCGTCAACGCCTTCACCGGCGAGGGACTGGCCGACGTGCTGGCCGGCGCGCAGGTGGTGGTGGACGTCACCAACTCGCCGTCGTTCGAAGAGGCGGCAGCCCAGGACTTCTTCAACGTGGCGACCACCAACCTGCTGACCGCCGAGGCAGCGGCCGGCGTCTCCCATCATGTGGCGCTCTCGGTGGTCGGGACCGAGTTGTTGGCTCGCGAGAGTGGCTACTTCAAGGCGAAACTGGCGCAGGAGACGCTGATCGGCAGCGGGCCGATCCCGTACACCATCGTGCGCGCCACCCAGTTCTTCGAATTCCTGGCCACGATCGCCGATTCCGCTTCCGTGGACGGCGTCGTGCGGTTGCCGGCTGCGCTGATTCAGCCGATGGCCTCCGCGGATGTCGCCGAAGCGGTTGTCATCGCCGCGGCGAACGTGCCGGTCAATGGGATCACCGAAGTGGGTGGGCCGCAACGGTTCCGACTTCCGGACCTGATCCGCACCGCGCTGACCGCTCGTGGCGACAGCCGTACGGTGCTGGCCGACCCCGACGCCCGCTACTGGGGTGTCGCCATCGCCGAGCACACGCTGGTTCCCGGCGATGAGGCGGCGCTGTTCGACCTCCGCTTCGAAGACTGGATCCTGGAGACGGCGGCCAGGAGTTGA
- a CDS encoding SDR family NAD(P)-dependent oxidoreductase, whose product MELHTYRAVVTGGTAGIGLACARLLAAAGAEVIISGRDQGRGETAAATHERIRFIGADMADLAAVESLVQQAGDIDVLINNAASFPGAMTLEQDAASFAQTFATNVRGSYFLTAGLVPGMLERKRGSIVNITSMVAAKGVPAASVYSASKAAVESLTRTWAAEFGSRGVRVNAVAPGPTRTEGVQAEWGDVNDDLGRALPLGRVAEAEEIAHAAVFLASPRASFITGAVLHVDGGGTAI is encoded by the coding sequence ATGGAACTGCATACCTACCGCGCGGTCGTCACCGGCGGAACCGCCGGAATCGGCCTGGCGTGCGCTCGTCTGCTCGCCGCGGCCGGCGCCGAGGTGATCATCTCCGGCCGCGACCAGGGCCGCGGCGAGACCGCTGCCGCCACCCACGAACGCATCCGCTTCATCGGAGCCGATATGGCCGATCTGGCCGCCGTCGAATCGCTGGTGCAACAGGCCGGCGACATCGACGTGTTGATCAACAACGCGGCGAGTTTCCCGGGCGCGATGACCCTCGAGCAGGACGCGGCGTCGTTCGCGCAGACCTTCGCCACCAATGTCCGCGGATCGTACTTCCTGACCGCCGGGTTGGTGCCCGGGATGCTCGAGCGGAAGCGCGGCAGCATCGTCAACATCACGTCGATGGTGGCGGCCAAGGGCGTGCCCGCCGCGTCGGTCTACAGCGCGTCGAAAGCGGCGGTGGAGTCGCTGACCCGCACGTGGGCGGCCGAGTTCGGCAGCCGCGGCGTCCGCGTCAACGCCGTCGCGCCGGGGCCGACGAGAACCGAAGGCGTGCAAGCCGAATGGGGCGATGTCAACGACGATCTCGGCCGTGCGCTGCCGTTGGGTCGCGTCGCCGAAGCCGAGGAGATCGCCCACGCCGCGGTGTTCCTGGCCTCACCGCGCGCGAGTTTCATCACCGGTGCGGTCCTGCATGTCGACGGCGGCGGCACCGCGATCTGA